In Lentilitoribacter sp. Alg239-R112, the following proteins share a genomic window:
- a CDS encoding UDP-2,3-diacylglucosamine diphosphatase, with amino-acid sequence MTDSFQYRALFLSDIHLGTRGCQAEMLLDFLREYDAEYIYLVGDIFDGWRLRKGWYWPQSHNDVVQKILRKGRKGSKIIYVPGNHDEVMRNYLGTHFGGIDVKEKDIYTALSGEKFLIIHGDQFDMVVMNAKWLAYLGDWAYETILKINTSVNRIKRLWGGQYWSLSRWAKHKVKSAVNFIGDYEAVLSSEAEKADVNGIICGHIHHPAMHDVNGIKYINTGDWVESCTAVIEHLDGTFELIEWSKVTRLRTEARSSKKMQLVAGGRQTKTV; translated from the coding sequence ATGACAGATAGCTTTCAATATCGGGCACTTTTTCTCTCAGATATTCATTTGGGAACCCGTGGCTGTCAGGCAGAAATGCTTCTCGATTTTTTACGTGAATATGACGCTGAATATATCTATCTCGTCGGCGACATATTCGATGGATGGCGCCTACGTAAAGGCTGGTATTGGCCGCAATCACATAATGATGTGGTTCAAAAAATCCTGCGCAAAGGTCGCAAGGGAAGTAAAATAATTTATGTTCCGGGTAATCATGATGAAGTTATGAGAAACTATCTGGGAACACATTTTGGCGGTATCGATGTCAAAGAAAAAGACATTTATACGGCGTTGAGCGGAGAAAAATTTCTCATCATTCATGGTGATCAATTTGATATGGTTGTCATGAATGCAAAATGGTTAGCCTATCTGGGCGATTGGGCCTACGAGACAATCTTGAAGATTAATACTTCGGTAAATCGTATTAAACGTCTCTGGGGTGGCCAATATTGGTCTCTGTCACGTTGGGCAAAACACAAGGTCAAAAGCGCGGTAAACTTCATCGGTGATTACGAAGCCGTGCTTAGCTCCGAGGCTGAGAAGGCCGATGTTAACGGCATCATCTGCGGACATATTCACCATCCTGCAATGCATGACGTCAATGGTATTAAATACATAAACACAGGCGACTGGGTAGAAAGTTGCACTGCGGTTATCGAGCACTTGGACGGTACATTTGAGTTGATTGAATGGTCAAAAGTAACGCGCTTGCGCACAGAAGCACGATCAAGCAAGAAAATGCAATTAGTAGCGGGCGGGCGGCAGACTAAAACCGTGTGA
- a CDS encoding DUF3419 family protein codes for MSKTIGVKRQLQNAVSQNRALSKTGLQERLFANAFTKLVYPQIWEDPEVDMQALDIKPHHNLVCIASGGCNIMSYLTMSPASITAVDLSPAHIALNKLKLVAAKHSPDYRTFHDFFVRGNLSSNVTNYEFFFRPHLDAQSNAYWSSRLGLTGRKIDMFKNGFYHYGLLGKFIRAAHLVARLHGVDLTDFIQCRTLDEQKRFFKSNVEPIFNSRLIKFIAKNRVSLFGLGIPPQQYEELANAAGGDILGALKERTRSLMCNFPLKENYFAWQAFARSYNQDGVGPLPPYLQINNLSKLRELTDRVDVRNETFTRFLSNTAANTKHGYVLLDAQDWMTNEQLNELWGQITRTAAPGARVIFRTAGIPTILPGRVDDSILSHWEYLSETSTKLNKQDRSAIYGGFHIYKLKDN; via the coding sequence ATGAGCAAAACAATCGGCGTTAAACGTCAGTTACAAAACGCAGTGTCGCAAAACCGCGCGCTTTCAAAAACCGGGCTTCAGGAACGCCTATTTGCAAATGCCTTCACGAAGCTAGTTTACCCCCAGATATGGGAAGACCCGGAAGTTGATATGCAAGCGCTGGACATTAAACCTCATCATAATTTGGTGTGCATTGCCTCTGGTGGATGTAATATAATGTCGTATTTAACAATGTCACCGGCATCAATCACAGCTGTCGATTTATCGCCCGCACACATTGCTCTTAATAAACTTAAACTGGTTGCAGCCAAGCACTCTCCAGATTACCGTACGTTTCATGATTTCTTCGTACGTGGCAATTTAAGCTCGAATGTTACAAATTATGAATTCTTCTTCAGACCACATCTAGATGCGCAGTCTAATGCATATTGGAGTAGTCGACTAGGCTTAACAGGCCGCAAAATCGATATGTTCAAGAATGGGTTTTATCACTACGGACTTCTTGGAAAATTCATACGCGCAGCTCACCTAGTTGCCAGGTTACACGGAGTAGACCTGACAGACTTTATACAATGTAGAACACTTGATGAGCAGAAGCGTTTCTTCAAATCCAATGTAGAACCGATCTTTAACAGCCGTCTTATAAAATTCATTGCAAAAAATCGCGTAAGTCTGTTCGGCTTGGGCATCCCCCCACAGCAATATGAGGAACTAGCAAATGCCGCAGGTGGCGACATTTTGGGAGCATTGAAAGAACGTACACGATCTCTCATGTGTAATTTTCCGCTCAAAGAAAATTACTTTGCATGGCAGGCCTTTGCCAGAAGTTATAATCAAGATGGGGTAGGCCCGCTACCGCCTTACCTTCAAATAAATAACCTTTCGAAATTGCGTGAACTAACAGATCGAGTAGATGTAAGAAATGAAACATTTACACGTTTTCTATCAAACACCGCCGCGAATACAAAACACGGGTATGTTCTACTGGACGCACAAGACTGGATGACAAATGAACAACTCAACGAGCTCTGGGGACAGATCACACGAACTGCCGCACCGGGTGCACGTGTAATATTCAGGACTGCAGGCATTCCAACTATTTTGCCAGGACGCGTAGATGATAGCATTTTATCTCACTGGGAATATCTAAGCGAAACTTCTACAAAACTAAACAAACAAGACCGCTCGGCGATTTATGGCGGTTTCCACATCTATAAACTCAAGGACAACTAG
- a CDS encoding class I SAM-dependent methyltransferase: MLASSSQHQSLMNHIYSKQRHIYDATRKFYLLGRDQMIMGLRPPNGGSVLEIGCGTGRNLVVAAGTRRRARYFGLDISIEMLKSADKLIKQNELQDQIKIANADATDFNPQELFGVTKFDRIFISYSLSMMPYWKEAVDQALIHLSEKGSLHIVDFGQQSELPKTFRSILRGWLKLFHVSPRTDLLEYLSHISQKSNRGMVFKKPYRDYTTYCVIGPQRN; this comes from the coding sequence ATGCTTGCAAGTAGCTCGCAACATCAATCATTGATGAATCATATTTATAGCAAACAAAGACACATATATGACGCTACGCGAAAGTTTTATCTATTAGGTCGTGATCAGATGATTATGGGGTTACGACCGCCCAATGGCGGCTCAGTTCTGGAGATTGGGTGTGGTACTGGGCGTAATCTTGTAGTTGCAGCTGGAACCCGCCGCCGTGCCCGTTATTTTGGTTTAGATATCTCAATTGAAATGCTAAAATCTGCCGATAAACTGATCAAGCAAAACGAGCTTCAAGACCAGATCAAGATTGCCAATGCGGATGCAACAGATTTCAATCCTCAAGAATTATTTGGGGTCACAAAATTTGATCGTATCTTTATATCGTATAGTTTATCGATGATGCCATATTGGAAAGAAGCCGTTGACCAAGCATTGATTCACCTTTCTGAAAAGGGTTCTTTGCACATCGTTGATTTTGGCCAACAATCTGAATTACCAAAGACATTTCGGAGCATTCTACGCGGATGGCTAAAACTTTTTCATGTTTCACCCCGCACTGACCTTCTTGAGTATCTTTCCCACATCAGCCAAAAAAGTAATCGCGGCATGGTGTTCAAAAAACCATACCGCGATTATACAACCTATTGTGTGATTGGGCCTCAACGTAACTAA
- a CDS encoding 4Fe-4S dicluster domain-containing protein translates to MTLLPATTEKKLGLVIDLDICVGCHACAVNCKEWNTGGYGAPLSDTDPYGDSPTGAWLNRIHTFEVTPEDAPASIVHFPKSCLHCDDAPCVTVCPTGASYKRSEDGIVLVDEDMCIGCGLCAWSCPYGAREMDPTENVMKKCTLCVDRIYNENLPEVDRVPACVKTCPASARHFGDFADPTSDVSKMVADRGGINLMPEMETSPVNKYLPPRPKTRPDAPKTTEMPAAVVADKGVLGWLDRALTSLDKLG, encoded by the coding sequence ATGACCTTACTTCCTGCAACAACAGAAAAAAAATTAGGCCTGGTTATTGACCTCGATATATGTGTCGGGTGCCATGCTTGCGCTGTGAACTGTAAAGAGTGGAACACAGGTGGCTATGGGGCTCCATTATCGGATACAGACCCCTATGGTGACAGTCCAACAGGTGCCTGGTTAAACCGTATTCACACCTTTGAAGTGACGCCAGAGGATGCGCCTGCATCAATTGTTCACTTCCCAAAATCTTGTCTGCATTGTGATGATGCACCTTGCGTTACAGTTTGCCCCACGGGTGCCAGCTATAAGCGTAGTGAAGATGGGATCGTGCTTGTAGATGAAGATATGTGTATCGGTTGTGGTCTGTGCGCGTGGTCATGTCCTTATGGCGCTCGGGAAATGGATCCGACAGAAAACGTCATGAAAAAATGTACGCTTTGTGTGGATCGTATCTACAATGAAAACCTGCCAGAGGTTGATCGAGTGCCGGCATGTGTGAAAACCTGCCCTGCAAGCGCTCGTCATTTCGGTGATTTTGCCGATCCAACTTCTGATGTGTCGAAAATGGTCGCAGATCGTGGTGGTATCAATCTGATGCCGGAGATGGAGACATCACCTGTTAATAAGTATCTGCCTCCACGCCCGAAAACACGCCCTGACGCACCAAAGACGACTGAAATGCCTGCAGCTGTTGTTGCAGATAAAGGTGTTTTGGGATGGCTCGACCGTGCATTAACATCTTTAGATAAGTTGGGATAA
- a CDS encoding DmsC/YnfH family molybdoenzyme membrane anchor subunit codes for MHPAISVIFFTVMSGAGFGFMAMIGLGWPMPQGPLTAFLICFLAGGLAVIGLLSSTFHLGHPERAWRAFSQWRSSWLSREGVLAVVTLILFGIYTLVWMTTGERTGALGFVITILSLVTIYATSMIYAQLKTVPSWHSNLTPVCYVAFGIASGLVLAATFGAKHGMMGNMAALFAGLSLMIAWGAKALWWKHADGVGFSQTGSDTGTATGLGHLGKVKLFEKPHSGENYLTKEMMHQVGRKHSKKLRRISVILGLLIPFLMAALSYQFGGHGLFMFIGFISMIAGLFAERWLFFAEAKHAVSLYY; via the coding sequence ATGCATCCAGCAATCTCCGTTATATTTTTCACTGTAATGTCTGGTGCCGGTTTTGGCTTCATGGCGATGATTGGTCTTGGTTGGCCAATGCCGCAAGGACCACTTACAGCATTTCTCATTTGTTTTCTTGCTGGTGGCTTGGCTGTCATTGGCCTTTTGTCTTCAACATTTCATTTGGGGCATCCTGAACGGGCGTGGCGAGCATTCTCGCAATGGCGTTCTTCTTGGCTATCGCGTGAAGGTGTCTTGGCTGTTGTGACGCTCATTTTATTTGGTATCTATACACTTGTTTGGATGACAACAGGCGAGCGCACTGGTGCTTTGGGTTTTGTCATTACTATTTTATCGCTGGTCACAATCTATGCCACATCAATGATCTATGCGCAGCTTAAAACTGTTCCTAGCTGGCACAGTAATCTCACGCCAGTGTGTTACGTTGCTTTTGGTATTGCTTCTGGTCTTGTGCTTGCTGCAACTTTTGGTGCTAAGCATGGTATGATGGGGAATATGGCCGCATTATTTGCGGGACTTTCTTTGATGATTGCATGGGGCGCGAAAGCTCTTTGGTGGAAGCATGCAGATGGGGTTGGCTTTTCACAAACAGGATCGGATACTGGAACGGCAACAGGCCTTGGTCATCTAGGTAAAGTGAAATTGTTTGAAAAGCCGCATTCAGGTGAAAATTATCTGACTAAAGAAATGATGCACCAAGTAGGTCGTAAGCATTCTAAAAAGTTGCGCAGAATATCCGTAATTCTGGGTTTGTTAATTCCATTCCTAATGGCAGCGCTTTCTTATCAATTTGGAGGTCATGGCCTATTTATGTTCATTGGCTTTATATCGATGATCGCCGGATTGTTTGCTGAGAGGTGGTTGTTTTTTGCTGAGGCAAAGCACGCTGTCTCACTATATTACTGA